TTTTTTGAAATCTTTGATCTTATATTTTCCACCCCACAATCTAAACCGTGTCTTGAAAAGGTCAACCAAAACTTGAATAAATCCATTGGGACCTGTTAATCCCACTGTGGAGCCTTCCTCATTAAGCCACCGCACCGGCATTTGCACTACAGAGAAACCTAATTTGCGCGCAAGAACGATCAATTCAAAATCAAAACCAAAACGATCCACCACCATACGCGATGCCACCGCACCGGCAGCGTGTGCACGCAACGCTTTGAATCCGCATTGCGTATCAGGAAATTTCCACAAACCCAAAACTAATCGGATCAGCCAGTTTCCCATATCTCCCATCACCTCTCGATATCGTGGCTGATGTACTTGAACATATGCTCCCGCAATATCACGCGATCCAATGACAACATCCGCTCCCTCATCAAAAAGGGCGAGGGCACGATCAACATGCGTGATTGACGTTGATCCATCCGCATCAAGAAATACGCGAATATCTCCGTGCGCTTCCAAAAGACCTTGTCGCACAACATAGCCTTTT
This genomic stretch from Parcubacteria group bacterium harbors:
- a CDS encoding dolichyl-phosphate beta-glucosyltransferase, with protein sequence MEKVQLSIIIPAYKEGDRIGVNLLSIKRYLETKDLTYEILVIVDGSPDNTAEISRGFAEQIPHLRVIDNPQNHGKGYVVRQGLLEAHGDIRVFLDADGSTSITHVDRALALFDEGADVVIGSRDIAGAYVQVHQPRYREVMGDMGNWLIRLVLGLWKFPDTQCGFKALRAHAAGAVASRMVVDRFGFDFELIVLARKLGFSVVQMPVRWLNEEGSTVGLTGPNGFIQVLVDLFKTRFRLWGGKYKIKDFKKQNINA